One window from the genome of Dyella sp. A6 encodes:
- a CDS encoding TonB-dependent receptor: MNKRFERGTHYRRNALAAAMAVSLGFTGLAYGQATTSSIYGTAPVSAGETVQAVNTQTGLTRSVAVDSTGRYTLINLPIGDYTVSLMNNGSAVATKENVHVGVGAGTAVPFAAAASAQNAQNMSGITVTANSLPAIDVSSTRQTSVITAAQLKQLPLAHNAESIAILAPGVAGGNASLGTGPAGTPLISFGGDSTAENAYYINGFNTTDPVGNAGGIALPYFAIAEQQTITSGYGAEYGRSTGGVISQIGHRGGNQFHAGVYVTFAPTWAQSGYKNIHYANPQSTTPGQEVGDMFVNRQKNEDWSTVYDAYLSGPLIKDKLFFYITAEAQHDSSKSTGSVNSPYYNSHSTSLPKLYAKVDWNINDNNILEATYASSKLEDLSNNAYNYDYSTNSVGSYAGINNPLYSSKFNIGILKYTSYITDNLTLSVLAGKMKSTYYSYQQSYPGFNPGMAGVASTYNQNPTVAGYGNTNNNALTIPSPDHRSTENNFRMDLDWKLGNHDLKFGIDNMRSTDMSDGSQSAGPGYYWIYGKEGSKNLSSPTLQCNALGQCVANPVNYPNGGAVGTGTNATSYYVIKRTYGGVASFTVEQKAQYIEDNWQITPNLLLNLGLRNDQFTNYSAGNQPYIRETTPQWQPRLGFSWDIFGDSSAKLYGNVGRYYLALPTGLGVRMAGANAYLNEYYTYSSIDSNGLPQGLTQVPTTATPYSPDGEYGTPKDPKTIAAADLKPMYQDEYVLGFQKALHAFGQSLVWTTQATYSRMNNIIDDTGTVPNPPADANPIAYQTDILVNPGRSNVIRYLTNSGTYSTYIWNPHTACDGTVCGFPKAFRKYYSLEEALEHPWDGKWMGKIDYVFAKSYGTTEGPTYSPLGQTSNASAAAGGGQSGSISEAWDFPTLMQYSNGELPNSHRHTLKAYGTYAITPEWLLSGLYIVQSGAPITCLGSYGPNQVDADGYGEAYHWCNGMPSPPGKAGHTPWTHQLDLSVSYIPEWAGKHLTLQVQVQNVFNEQKDTAYVVTHDGVGGAPDPNYKLPIGGVTGYAVELPRYAEFSVKYDW, encoded by the coding sequence ATGAATAAGCGCTTCGAGCGGGGCACGCACTACCGCCGTAATGCACTCGCTGCCGCCATGGCCGTGAGCCTCGGTTTCACCGGGCTTGCCTATGGCCAGGCCACGACCAGCAGCATTTACGGTACCGCACCGGTGTCCGCTGGTGAGACCGTCCAGGCCGTCAACACCCAGACGGGCCTGACCCGTTCGGTGGCGGTCGATTCGACCGGCCGTTACACCCTTATCAACCTGCCGATCGGTGACTACACCGTATCCCTGATGAATAATGGCTCTGCCGTTGCCACCAAGGAAAACGTGCATGTGGGCGTGGGCGCGGGCACCGCAGTGCCGTTCGCTGCCGCAGCATCGGCCCAGAATGCCCAGAACATGTCGGGCATCACCGTGACCGCCAACTCGCTGCCTGCGATCGACGTGTCCTCCACCCGCCAGACCTCGGTGATCACCGCCGCCCAGCTGAAGCAGCTGCCGCTGGCCCACAACGCCGAGTCCATCGCCATCCTCGCGCCTGGCGTCGCCGGCGGCAACGCCAGCCTCGGTACGGGCCCGGCTGGTACCCCGCTGATCTCCTTCGGTGGCGATTCGACTGCTGAGAACGCCTACTACATCAACGGCTTCAACACCACCGACCCGGTGGGTAACGCCGGTGGTATCGCGCTGCCGTACTTCGCGATCGCCGAACAGCAGACCATCACCTCCGGCTACGGCGCAGAATACGGCCGTTCCACCGGCGGCGTGATCAGCCAGATCGGTCACCGCGGTGGCAACCAGTTCCATGCCGGTGTCTATGTCACCTTTGCCCCGACCTGGGCGCAGAGCGGCTACAAGAACATCCACTACGCGAACCCGCAGTCGACCACCCCGGGGCAAGAGGTTGGCGACATGTTCGTCAATCGCCAGAAGAACGAGGATTGGAGCACGGTCTATGACGCTTACCTGTCGGGACCGCTGATCAAGGACAAGCTGTTCTTCTACATCACGGCCGAGGCCCAGCACGACAGCAGCAAGTCCACCGGTTCGGTCAATTCGCCCTACTACAACTCGCACAGCACCAGCCTGCCGAAGCTGTACGCCAAGGTCGACTGGAACATCAACGACAACAACATTCTTGAAGCCACCTATGCCTCGAGCAAGCTCGAGGATCTGTCGAACAATGCGTACAACTACGACTACAGCACGAATAGCGTGGGTAGCTACGCCGGCATCAACAATCCGCTGTATTCGAGCAAGTTCAACATCGGCATCCTGAAGTACACCTCGTACATCACCGACAACCTCACGCTGAGCGTGCTGGCCGGCAAGATGAAGAGCACGTACTACAGCTATCAACAGTCCTATCCGGGCTTCAACCCGGGAATGGCGGGCGTGGCCTCGACTTACAACCAGAACCCGACTGTCGCGGGCTATGGCAACACGAACAACAATGCGCTGACCATCCCCTCGCCGGACCATAGGTCCACCGAGAACAACTTCCGCATGGATCTGGACTGGAAGCTGGGCAACCACGACCTGAAGTTCGGTATCGACAACATGCGCAGCACCGACATGAGCGACGGTAGCCAGAGTGCGGGTCCGGGGTATTACTGGATCTACGGCAAGGAAGGTTCCAAGAACTTGTCGTCGCCCACTCTGCAGTGCAATGCGCTGGGTCAGTGCGTCGCCAACCCGGTCAATTACCCGAACGGTGGCGCGGTAGGTACCGGCACCAACGCTACCAGCTATTACGTCATCAAGCGGACGTATGGCGGCGTGGCCTCGTTCACGGTGGAGCAGAAGGCGCAGTACATCGAGGACAACTGGCAGATCACGCCCAACCTGCTGCTGAACCTTGGCCTGCGCAACGACCAGTTCACCAACTACAGTGCCGGCAACCAGCCCTACATCAGGGAAACCACGCCGCAGTGGCAGCCGCGTCTGGGCTTCAGCTGGGATATCTTCGGCGACAGCAGCGCCAAGCTGTACGGCAACGTGGGTCGCTACTACCTGGCCCTGCCGACCGGTCTGGGCGTGCGCATGGCCGGTGCCAACGCCTACCTGAACGAGTACTACACCTACTCGTCCATCGACTCCAACGGCCTGCCGCAGGGTCTGACCCAGGTTCCCACGACGGCAACCCCATATTCGCCCGACGGCGAATACGGTACGCCCAAGGATCCGAAGACGATTGCTGCCGCGGACCTGAAGCCGATGTATCAGGACGAGTACGTGCTGGGCTTCCAGAAGGCCCTCCACGCGTTCGGCCAGTCGCTGGTCTGGACCACGCAGGCGACCTACTCGCGGATGAACAACATCATCGATGATACCGGCACCGTTCCCAATCCGCCGGCCGATGCGAATCCGATTGCCTACCAGACTGACATTCTGGTCAACCCGGGCCGTAGCAATGTCATTCGCTATCTGACGAATTCTGGTACCTACAGCACCTACATCTGGAACCCGCACACGGCCTGCGACGGAACGGTCTGCGGTTTCCCGAAGGCGTTCCGCAAGTACTACAGCCTGGAAGAGGCGCTTGAGCATCCGTGGGACGGCAAGTGGATGGGCAAGATCGACTACGTGTTCGCCAAGAGCTACGGCACCACGGAAGGCCCGACCTACTCGCCGCTCGGCCAGACCAGCAACGCCTCTGCCGCCGCGGGTGGTGGTCAGTCCGGTTCGATCAGCGAGGCTTGGGATTTCCCGACGCTCATGCAGTATTCGAACGGCGAACTGCCCAATTCGCATCGCCACACGCTGAAGGCTTACGGCACCTATGCGATCACCCCCGAGTGGCTGCTCAGTGGTCTGTACATCGTTCAGTCCGGCGCGCCGATCACCTGCCTGGGTTCCTATGGCCCGAACCAGGTCGATGCGGACGGTTATGGCGAGGCTTATCACTGGTGCAATGGTATGCCGTCGCCTCCGGGCAAGGCGGGCCATACGCCGTGGACCCATCAGCTCGACCTGTCGGTCAGCTATATCCCGGAATGGGCTGGCAAGCACCTGACGCTTCAGGTACAGGTCCAGAACGTGTTCAACGAGCAGAAGGACACGGCTTACGTCGTTACCCACGATGGTGTGGGTGGCGCACCGGATCCGAACTACAAGCTGCCGATCGGCGGTGTAACGGGCTACGCGGTCGAGCTGCCGCGCTACGCCGAGTTCAGCGTGAAGTACGACTGGTAA
- the glnA gene encoding type I glutamate--ammonia ligase, which produces MNAQQVLDLIQEHEVEFVDFRFADMLGKHHHVTFPAHAIDESTFEDGKMFDGSSISGWKGINESDMILMPDPETAYLDPFSAHPQMVIHCDVLEPSTMQAYGRDPRSIAKRAESYLKSTGVADTAFFGPEPEFFIFDSVRWQNDMGRVFYEIESEEAAWSSRFKYEDGNMGHRPGVKGGYFPVSPVDSLGDLRADMCKVLESLGQEVEVHHHEVANAGQCEIGVKFNTLVKKADELITLKYVIKNVAHQNGKTVTFMPKPIVGDNGSGMHVHQSLSKNGENLFAGDLYGGLSQTALWYIGGIFKHAKAINAFANSTTNSYKRLVPGFEAPVMLAYSARNRSASCRIPYVSSPKGRRIEVRFPDPMQSGYLTFTALMMAGLDGILNKIDPGAPADKDLYDLPPEEEKNIPQVCASLDAALEALDKDREFLKAGGVMTDDFIDGYIALKMQEVTRYRASTHPLEFQMYYAI; this is translated from the coding sequence ATGAATGCCCAGCAAGTGCTCGACCTGATCCAGGAACACGAGGTCGAGTTCGTCGACTTCCGTTTTGCCGACATGCTCGGCAAGCACCATCACGTCACCTTTCCGGCGCACGCCATCGACGAGTCGACCTTCGAGGACGGCAAGATGTTCGACGGCTCCTCCATCAGTGGCTGGAAGGGCATCAACGAGTCGGACATGATCCTGATGCCCGATCCGGAAACCGCCTATCTGGACCCGTTCAGCGCACACCCGCAGATGGTGATCCATTGCGACGTGCTGGAGCCGAGCACCATGCAGGCCTACGGCCGTGATCCGCGCTCCATCGCCAAGCGCGCCGAGTCGTACCTGAAGTCCACCGGCGTGGCCGACACTGCTTTCTTCGGACCGGAGCCCGAGTTCTTCATCTTCGATTCGGTGCGCTGGCAGAACGACATGGGCCGCGTGTTCTACGAAATCGAGTCCGAAGAGGCCGCCTGGAGCTCGCGCTTCAAGTACGAGGACGGCAACATGGGCCACCGTCCCGGCGTGAAGGGCGGCTACTTCCCGGTGTCGCCGGTCGACTCGCTGGGTGACCTGCGTGCCGACATGTGCAAGGTGCTCGAGTCGCTGGGTCAGGAAGTGGAAGTGCATCACCACGAGGTGGCCAACGCCGGCCAGTGCGAGATCGGCGTGAAGTTCAACACGCTGGTGAAGAAGGCCGACGAGCTGATCACCCTGAAGTACGTGATCAAGAACGTGGCGCACCAGAACGGCAAGACCGTCACCTTCATGCCCAAGCCCATCGTGGGCGACAACGGCAGCGGCATGCACGTGCACCAGTCGCTCAGCAAGAACGGCGAGAACCTGTTTGCCGGCGACCTGTACGGCGGCCTGTCGCAGACCGCGCTGTGGTACATCGGCGGCATCTTCAAGCATGCTAAGGCGATCAACGCCTTCGCCAACTCCACCACCAACAGCTACAAGCGCCTGGTGCCGGGCTTCGAGGCGCCGGTGATGCTGGCCTACTCGGCGCGCAACCGCTCGGCGAGCTGCCGCATCCCGTACGTGTCCAGCCCGAAGGGCCGCCGTATCGAAGTGCGTTTCCCCGATCCGATGCAGTCGGGCTACCTCACCTTCACCGCGCTGATGATGGCGGGTCTCGACGGCATCCTGAACAAGATCGACCCGGGTGCGCCGGCCGACAAGGATCTGTACGACCTGCCGCCGGAAGAAGAAAAGAACATCCCGCAAGTGTGCGCCAGCCTGGATGCCGCGCTGGAAGCGCTGGACAAGGACCGCGAGTTCCTCAAGGCCGGCGGCGTCATGACCGACGACTTCATCGACGGCTACATCGCGCTGAAGATGCAGGAAGTGACCCGGTACCGCGCCAGCACGCATCCGCTGGAATTCCAGATGTACTACGCGATCTGA
- a CDS encoding efflux RND transporter permease subunit produces MNLFAPMIRRPVGTSLLAIGLAIAGFCAYLLLGVAAFPSIEFPFIAVSAQMPGANAETMATTVMAPLERYLGRIPGVKEMNGTASDGSVQIGLQFDFSRNTDKAANDVQAAINAAQADLPQLPSPPSYFKANSSNAPVLLVALTSTSLPPDQLYDLTDRLLKPAVAQIPGVAQVGLGGSTPHAIRIALDTSALANLGITANNVANVLRAANVTAPLGILSDGITQATVMTNSSLQTPHDFARLVIANHNGVPIRLSDVATIRSGPQDRYAAAWFNDHRSVLMRITKRPEANAIAVVKAIKARLPQLAGLMPADVRIVPIFDLTPTTESALHEVEVALLMSVVMVALVMLIFLRRIRPTVIAMFSVPLSLAGALIVMWAMGFTLNIFSLVALVLCVGFVVDDAIVVIENIVRHIEKGVAPLPAALAGVREIGFTVISITLSLIAVFGPMVFGDNMFTRLMSEFSVTLIATIVISAIVSLTLTPALCGRWLSAENHAQRTPGRMEQRAERFDHWVLGIYARALDWAMRHRRIMRWQPLILLVLTVVLAVLVGKTAGGGLMPKEDTGLIRAHITADANISPDLMAKRTKYVSGVIQADPAVLDVSAFLGGNNGGAVGNTASLFVDLKPVGDGPGDRQASAQQVVDRLEKHFKQVPDIEVNISALQFINMGGGSGNGVGQYSFQLESTGGEQLQQPTLALARIMRGMKQFRDVTSSFDTVGKQQMLKVDRSLASRLHIGMAQVDNALSKAFGQSVVSTIYSETNQYRVVLTAQSDKSLSPSTLLNTYVRSTTGEMIPLSALAKIQPQIAPVDIEHHNQIESSTINYNLAKGVTQAEGLRLVDQAIYAANLPAGIQKRYSGENKNLMEALSNALIVLLAVILAMYVVLGILYESLIHPLTIISTLPAAGMGAFLAMLVTHTQLTMMSVIAVLMLIGIVKKNAILMVDFALVAEREHGMNPVEAIREAALVRFRPITMTTLVAMGAALPLAIGFGQGSEMRQPLGIAILGGLLVSQLLTLLSTPAIYLWLHDRRERKAKRRALREEIRRQRELTKRMPALPK; encoded by the coding sequence ATGAACCTGTTCGCACCGATGATCCGCCGCCCGGTCGGCACCTCGCTGCTGGCGATCGGCCTGGCCATCGCCGGCTTCTGCGCCTATCTGTTGCTGGGCGTGGCCGCCTTCCCGTCGATCGAATTCCCGTTCATCGCGGTATCGGCGCAGATGCCGGGAGCGAATGCGGAAACCATGGCCACGACCGTCATGGCTCCGCTGGAGCGCTATCTGGGCCGTATTCCCGGCGTCAAGGAAATGAATGGCACCGCGTCGGACGGCTCGGTCCAGATCGGCCTGCAGTTCGACTTCAGCCGCAATACCGACAAGGCCGCGAACGACGTGCAGGCGGCCATCAATGCGGCCCAGGCCGATCTGCCGCAGCTGCCCTCGCCGCCCAGCTATTTCAAGGCCAACAGCTCCAATGCACCGGTGCTGCTGGTTGCACTGACCTCGACCAGCCTGCCGCCGGACCAGCTGTACGACCTGACCGACCGGCTGCTGAAACCCGCCGTGGCACAGATACCGGGGGTGGCCCAGGTCGGGCTGGGCGGCAGTACGCCGCATGCGATACGCATCGCACTCGACACCTCGGCCCTGGCCAACCTGGGCATCACGGCGAATAACGTCGCCAATGTGCTGCGCGCGGCCAACGTCACGGCACCCTTGGGCATCCTGAGCGACGGCATCACCCAGGCGACGGTGATGACCAACAGTTCGCTGCAGACCCCGCACGACTTCGCCAGGCTGGTGATCGCCAACCACAACGGTGTGCCGATACGGCTGTCCGACGTGGCCACCATCCGAAGTGGCCCGCAGGACCGCTACGCGGCCGCCTGGTTCAATGACCACCGCTCGGTGCTCATGCGCATCACCAAGCGCCCCGAGGCGAATGCCATCGCGGTGGTGAAGGCGATCAAGGCGCGCCTGCCGCAGCTGGCCGGACTGATGCCGGCCGACGTGCGCATCGTGCCGATCTTCGACCTCACGCCCACCACCGAATCGGCGCTGCACGAAGTGGAGGTGGCACTGCTGATGAGCGTCGTGATGGTGGCGCTCGTGATGCTGATTTTCCTGCGCCGCATCCGCCCCACGGTCATCGCCATGTTCAGCGTGCCGCTGTCGCTGGCCGGCGCGCTGATCGTGATGTGGGCGATGGGCTTCACGCTCAACATCTTTTCGCTGGTGGCGCTGGTGCTGTGCGTGGGCTTCGTGGTGGACGACGCGATCGTGGTGATCGAAAACATCGTGCGCCACATCGAGAAAGGCGTGGCGCCGCTGCCGGCGGCATTGGCCGGCGTCCGCGAGATCGGCTTCACGGTGATCTCCATCACGCTGTCGTTGATCGCGGTTTTCGGTCCGATGGTATTCGGCGACAACATGTTCACCCGGTTGATGAGCGAGTTCTCGGTCACCCTGATCGCCACCATCGTGATCTCGGCGATCGTCTCGCTGACGCTGACCCCGGCACTGTGCGGCCGCTGGTTGAGTGCCGAAAACCACGCACAACGCACCCCCGGCCGAATGGAGCAGAGGGCCGAGCGATTCGACCATTGGGTACTCGGCATCTACGCGCGCGCGCTCGACTGGGCCATGCGCCACCGCCGCATCATGCGCTGGCAGCCGCTGATCCTGCTGGTGCTCACCGTGGTGCTGGCAGTGCTGGTGGGCAAGACCGCGGGCGGCGGCCTGATGCCGAAGGAAGACACCGGACTGATCCGCGCGCACATCACCGCCGACGCCAACATCTCGCCCGACCTGATGGCCAAGCGCACCAAGTATGTATCGGGTGTGATCCAGGCCGATCCGGCCGTGCTCGACGTGTCCGCCTTCCTGGGTGGCAACAACGGTGGCGCGGTCGGCAACACGGCCAGCCTGTTCGTCGACCTCAAGCCGGTCGGCGATGGCCCCGGCGACCGCCAGGCTTCGGCACAGCAGGTCGTGGACCGGCTGGAGAAGCACTTCAAGCAAGTGCCCGATATCGAGGTCAACATCAGCGCCCTGCAATTCATCAACATGGGCGGTGGAAGCGGCAACGGCGTCGGCCAGTATTCATTCCAGCTCGAAAGCACGGGCGGCGAACAGTTGCAGCAGCCTACGCTGGCGCTGGCGCGCATCATGCGCGGCATGAAGCAGTTCCGCGATGTCACCAGCAGCTTCGATACGGTCGGCAAGCAGCAGATGCTGAAGGTGGACCGCAGCCTGGCGTCGCGCCTGCATATAGGCATGGCCCAGGTCGACAACGCATTGTCCAAGGCCTTCGGCCAGAGTGTGGTATCCACGATCTATTCCGAAACCAACCAGTACCGCGTCGTGCTGACCGCGCAGAGCGACAAGTCGCTCAGCCCGTCCACGCTGTTGAACACCTATGTCCGCAGTACCACCGGGGAGATGATCCCGCTTTCGGCGCTGGCGAAAATCCAGCCGCAGATCGCACCGGTCGATATCGAACACCACAACCAGATCGAGTCGTCGACCATCAACTACAACCTGGCCAAGGGTGTGACCCAGGCCGAAGGCCTGCGGCTGGTCGACCAGGCGATATACGCCGCCAACCTGCCTGCCGGAATCCAGAAGCGCTATTCGGGCGAGAACAAGAACCTGATGGAGGCGCTGAGCAACGCCCTGATCGTGCTGCTGGCGGTGATCCTGGCGATGTACGTGGTGCTGGGCATTCTGTACGAGAGCCTGATCCATCCGCTGACCATCATTTCGACCCTGCCGGCCGCGGGCATGGGTGCCTTCCTCGCCATGCTGGTCACCCATACCCAGCTCACCATGATGTCGGTGATCGCGGTGCTGATGCTGATCGGCATCGTGAAGAAGAACGCTATCCTGATGGTGGACTTCGCGCTGGTCGCGGAGCGCGAGCACGGAATGAACCCGGTCGAAGCGATCCGCGAAGCGGCGCTGGTGCGTTTCCGCCCGATCACCATGACCACGCTCGTGGCGATGGGCGCGGCACTGCCGCTGGCGATCGGCTTCGGCCAGGGCTCGGAAATGCGCCAGCCGCTGGGTATCGCCATCCTCGGCGGCCTGCTGGTGTCGCAGCTGCTGACCCTGCTCAGCACCCCCGCGATCTACCTGTGGCTGCACGACCGGCGCGAACGCAAGGCGAAGCGACGCGCTCTGCGCGAAGAGATCCGCCGCCAGCGCGAGCTCACCAAACGGATGCCGGCGCTGCCCAAATAA
- a CDS encoding ammonium transporter, with protein sequence MFVVFAMWMVSPMSHAATPAPVVDKGDVAWMLTSTLLVLLMTVPGLALFYGGLVRSKNVLSVLMQVMTVFSMILVLWAIYGYSLAFNGDGAFIGNLHKLFLHGVTRDSLAATFTPGVALPEQVFVVFQSTFAGITGALIVGSFAERMRFRAVLAFTALWFTFAYLPIAHMVWCGPNGFLFAKGALDFAGGTVVHINAGIAGLVGAYMVGPRLGLGRESMKPHNVTFTMIGASLLWVGWFGFNAGSNLEANAGAGLAFINTLLATAAAVLAWLGLEAVTKGKPSMVGGASGAVAGLVAITPACGTVGPMGSLAIGALASVVCVWGVTGLKKILRADDALDVFGVHGLGGILGALLTGVFSAPALGGTGFGSGNSTMLQQLGVQALGVGITLVWSGLVSVAAYFVVKLLFGLRVSTEAEREGLDITSHGETAYES encoded by the coding sequence ATGTTCGTCGTATTCGCCATGTGGATGGTGTCGCCCATGTCCCATGCGGCAACGCCGGCACCGGTCGTCGACAAGGGCGACGTCGCCTGGATGCTGACATCCACCCTGCTGGTGTTGTTGATGACGGTGCCCGGCCTGGCATTGTTCTACGGTGGCCTGGTGCGTTCGAAGAACGTGCTCTCGGTGCTGATGCAGGTGATGACGGTGTTTTCGATGATCCTGGTGCTGTGGGCCATCTATGGCTACAGCCTGGCGTTCAATGGCGATGGCGCCTTCATCGGCAACCTGCACAAGCTGTTCCTGCACGGAGTCACCAGGGACAGCCTGGCCGCCACCTTCACGCCCGGGGTCGCGTTGCCCGAGCAGGTGTTCGTGGTGTTCCAGTCCACTTTCGCCGGTATTACCGGTGCGTTGATCGTGGGCTCGTTCGCCGAGCGCATGCGCTTTCGTGCGGTGCTCGCCTTCACCGCCTTGTGGTTCACCTTTGCCTATCTGCCGATCGCGCACATGGTGTGGTGTGGCCCGAACGGCTTCCTGTTCGCCAAGGGCGCGCTGGACTTTGCCGGCGGTACGGTGGTGCACATCAACGCCGGTATCGCGGGCCTGGTCGGCGCGTACATGGTCGGGCCGCGCCTGGGCCTGGGGCGCGAGTCGATGAAGCCGCACAACGTCACCTTCACCATGATCGGTGCCTCGCTGCTGTGGGTGGGCTGGTTCGGCTTCAATGCGGGGTCCAACCTGGAAGCCAACGCGGGTGCGGGCCTGGCCTTCATCAACACCCTGCTCGCCACGGCGGCGGCGGTGCTGGCCTGGCTGGGGCTGGAGGCGGTCACCAAGGGTAAGCCGTCGATGGTTGGCGGAGCGTCCGGTGCAGTGGCCGGGCTGGTGGCGATTACGCCGGCATGTGGCACGGTCGGGCCGATGGGTTCGCTGGCGATCGGTGCCCTGGCCAGCGTGGTCTGCGTCTGGGGTGTGACTGGCCTGAAGAAGATTCTGCGTGCCGACGATGCGCTCGATGTGTTCGGCGTGCACGGTCTCGGCGGTATTCTGGGCGCCTTGCTGACCGGCGTCTTCAGTGCCCCGGCCCTTGGCGGTACCGGTTTCGGCAGCGGCAACAGCACGATGCTGCAGCAGCTGGGCGTGCAGGCGCTCGGTGTGGGTATCACCCTGGTGTGGAGCGGTCTGGTCTCCGTGGCGGCTTATTTCGTGGTCAAGCTGCTGTTCGGCCTGCGGGTATCGACCGAGGCGGAGCGCGAGGGCCTGGATATCACCTCGCATGGCGAGACCGCTTACGAAAGCTGA
- the btuB gene encoding TonB-dependent vitamin B12 receptor: MKRTLLAVALLGCLTTSAASLAAQANTTLDPVIVTATRTAISADDALSSVTVITRADIQRLQPVSLVDLLQGLPGITITQAGGLGEQTSLFMRGTNSTHTLVLVDGIRIGSVTAGLPALEQIPVNEIQRIEIVRGPRSSLYGADAIGGVIQIFTRHGSQHGGLTPSLSVTTGSHGLAGSQVGLSGGDRHAWLNLSLGGEYTHGFPSCRMGAAEAGAGCFADDPRNDAYRNWNGLLDAGYRWDNGTELAVTGLRSRNDVEYGGTPYGGNRAINEQQLAGARLSFSPLEPWKVTLSAGQSRDLASTFYQGTYYGTYYPLTPTGFYNSRRNQASWQNDIRLGADQLLTAGVDYRQEHISSSTGYLASQIDDTGSFLQYQGSFGRNELQLSARHDHNGQFGGHDTGAVAWGYHFDHGLRLMASYGSAFHAPTFNDLYYPPYYGIPSANPHLKPETSRSAELGLSQQGQGWNWALNAYQTRIHDLIALNSSYYPENISRARIRGLEAQAGTRLAHWNVHGYLTLMRPQDVGGADDPNNGNLLARRPEKTLRVDADRQFGAFGVGATFYAAGMRYDDAANQHRLGGYATTDLRASYAFTADWTLSARLANVFDRRYATAWYFNQPGRSWFLTLRYSPATHH, encoded by the coding sequence ATGAAAAGAACTCTGCTTGCTGTTGCGCTGCTCGGATGCCTGACGACCAGCGCCGCCTCCCTGGCCGCCCAGGCCAATACCACTCTCGACCCGGTGATCGTCACCGCAACACGTACCGCGATCAGTGCCGACGACGCCTTGTCCTCGGTCACGGTCATCACCCGCGCCGACATCCAGCGCCTGCAGCCGGTCTCGCTGGTGGATCTGTTGCAGGGACTACCGGGCATCACCATCACTCAGGCGGGCGGGCTCGGCGAGCAGACCTCGCTGTTCATGCGCGGCACCAATTCTACCCATACGCTGGTGCTGGTGGACGGCATCCGGATCGGTTCGGTGACCGCCGGCCTGCCCGCGCTCGAACAGATTCCGGTGAACGAGATCCAGCGTATCGAGATCGTGCGCGGGCCGCGTTCCAGCCTGTATGGCGCCGACGCCATCGGTGGCGTGATCCAGATCTTCACCCGGCACGGCTCGCAGCACGGCGGCCTGACGCCCTCCCTGTCCGTCACCACCGGCAGCCATGGACTGGCGGGCAGCCAGGTGGGCCTGTCCGGCGGTGACCGGCACGCCTGGCTCAACCTCAGCCTGGGCGGCGAATACACCCATGGGTTCCCGTCGTGCCGCATGGGCGCGGCCGAGGCCGGCGCGGGCTGTTTCGCCGACGACCCGCGCAACGATGCCTATCGCAACTGGAACGGCCTGCTCGATGCGGGCTACCGCTGGGACAACGGCACCGAACTGGCGGTGACCGGCCTGCGCAGCCGCAACGATGTCGAATACGGCGGCACACCCTACGGCGGCAACCGGGCGATCAACGAGCAGCAGCTGGCCGGTGCACGCCTGAGCTTTTCGCCGCTGGAACCCTGGAAAGTTACCCTGAGTGCCGGACAGAGCCGCGACCTGGCGTCCACGTTCTATCAGGGCACCTACTACGGCACGTATTACCCGCTGACGCCGACCGGCTTCTACAACTCGCGGCGCAATCAGGCGTCGTGGCAGAACGACATCCGCCTGGGTGCGGACCAGTTGCTCACCGCGGGCGTGGACTACCGCCAGGAACACATTTCCAGCAGCACCGGCTACCTTGCCAGCCAGATCGACGACACCGGCAGTTTCCTGCAGTACCAGGGCAGCTTCGGACGCAACGAGCTGCAGCTGTCGGCCCGACACGACCACAACGGCCAGTTCGGCGGCCACGATACCGGCGCCGTAGCCTGGGGCTACCACTTCGACCACGGGCTGCGCCTGATGGCCAGCTACGGCAGTGCGTTCCACGCACCGACCTTCAACGACCTTTATTATCCCCCGTACTACGGCATTCCGTCGGCCAACCCCCACCTGAAACCGGAAACCTCGCGCAGTGCCGAGCTGGGCCTGTCGCAGCAGGGCCAGGGCTGGAACTGGGCACTGAATGCCTACCAGACCCGCATCCACGACCTGATCGCGCTGAACAGCAGCTATTACCCCGAGAACATCAGCCGCGCTCGCATCCGTGGCCTGGAAGCGCAGGCTGGCACACGCCTGGCCCACTGGAACGTGCACGGCTACCTCACCCTGATGCGGCCGCAGGACGTCGGCGGCGCGGACGACCCCAACAACGGCAACCTGCTGGCACGCCGGCCGGAGAAGACCTTGCGCGTGGACGCCGACCGCCAGTTCGGTGCCTTTGGCGTGGGCGCGACCTTCTATGCCGCCGGCATGCGCTACGACGATGCGGCCAACCAGCACCGCCTCGGCGGCTATGCCACCACCGACCTGCGCGCCAGCTACGCCTTCACGGCGGACTGGACGCTGTCGGCTCGCCTGGCCAATGTGTTCGACCGCCGCTATGCAACCGCGTGGTACTTCAACCAGCCCGGACGCAGCTGGTTCCTGACCCTGCGCTACAGCCCTGCAACACACCACTAA